CTACACCTCTGATCTATGACTGGAGAGCGCCTGTGAGCAGTCTGTTTTATGATTATGACAGCGGTTCGGCATCTTACGAGGCACCGGCGGGTGTCCTGACGGGAGAAATCGCTTCCAAATGGCAGTATAAGATCAAAAACGGGAAAATGATCTATGCATTTGAGAGTGATACGAAAATCGATGATGAGATCCTGAAGCAGGAGTTAGGAAGCAGCGGTGACGTACAGCTGAAAAATATTGTGCGCACGATTCAAAAGGAACAAAATGAGATTATCAGGAATACCGGAGATAAAATACTGGTCATTCAGGGAGCGGCAGGAAGCGGAAAAACATCCGTTGCCCTGCACCGGATCGCCTATCTTTTATACCATGACAGGGAGCATTTAAAATCCTCGAACATTCTGATCCTGTCGCCGAACAGCGTGTTTTCTGATTACATTTCCCATATTCTTCCAGAGCTTGGGGAAGAAAATATCCGGGAGATGAGTTTTGATCTGTTTGCGTATAAGGAATTGAAAGACGTGGTTTCAGATTGTGAAGACCGGTATCATCACATGGAACGGCAGATGAAATTTCCGGATAAAAAGAGGCAGAAGCGCTTCCGCGACAAGCAGTCCTTTGCAATGACAGGGCAGATGGAAAGCTTTCTGGCGGTTTTGGAAGATCGGCTATTGGATTTTACTTCTGTGGAGTTTAAAGGAATGCAGCTTACGGAAGAAGAACTGATCGAGCTGTGTTATTTTAAATTTCAGGAGATCCCTCTTTTGGCCAGGATGGATGCGGTGAAAGAGTATTTTAAAGACCAGTATGAAACTCTCCATAACAGAGACCTTTCAGAGGAAGAAGAGGAAATCCTGCAGAGAAAATTCGATCGTATGTATGTAACAAAGGATCTCTATGTGATTTATAACTGGCTTATGGAAGAATGCGGGTATGAGAAACTTCCGGATGTTCCTTATGAGCGGCGGATTCTGGAATATGAAGATGTATTTCCGATGTTGTATCTGAAATATCGTCTGAAAGGGAAAAATGAACACCGCAACATCAAACATCTGGTGATTGATGAGATGCAGGACTATTCCTATCTCCAGTACGTGATCCTGCACACACTGTTTTCGTGCCGGATGACGATTTTGGGAGATAAGGCACAGACACTGGACGAGACGATGCGGGATGTCCTGTTGTTTCTTCCAAAGATTTTCGGAAAAAAGATGCGCACGATCGTGCTGAATAAGAGCTACCGAAATACGGTGGAAATCGCGACGTATGCAGGAGCAATCAACCAGACAACGGATTTGGAATTGCTGGATAGGCATGGAAAAGCAGTGGAAGAAGTGTATTTTTCGGAGGAAGAGAGTATGCTCAAAGCCATTGGAGAAAATCTGA
This window of the Mediterraneibacter gnavus ATCC 29149 genome carries:
- a CDS encoding HelD family protein, producing the protein MSQTEELSRREEQFLENVLENLRQRIRKIAQELEEGQKDIESMHEYYWENYTEMDQYGYEDYDNQQALLHRINANQEKLDLKHRFQKMLDSPFFGRVDFIYEGEEEAEPFYIGIGNFAQRTGATPLIYDWRAPVSSLFYDYDSGSASYEAPAGVLTGEIASKWQYKIKNGKMIYAFESDTKIDDEILKQELGSSGDVQLKNIVRTIQKEQNEIIRNTGDKILVIQGAAGSGKTSVALHRIAYLLYHDREHLKSSNILILSPNSVFSDYISHILPELGEENIREMSFDLFAYKELKDVVSDCEDRYHHMERQMKFPDKKRQKRFRDKQSFAMTGQMESFLAVLEDRLLDFTSVEFKGMQLTEEELIELCYFKFQEIPLLARMDAVKEYFKDQYETLHNRDLSEEEEEILQRKFDRMYVTKDLYVIYNWLMEECGYEKLPDVPYERRILEYEDVFPMLYLKYRLKGKNEHRNIKHLVIDEMQDYSYLQYVILHTLFSCRMTILGDKAQTLDETMRDVLLFLPKIFGKKMRTIVLNKSYRNTVEIATYAGAINQTTDLELLDRHGKAVEEVYFSEEESMLKAIGENLSVGENGYETAAVIAMTEEKARELYELLKRRGIQASYIDRDTSVFERGLTVTTFYLAKGLEFDQVFGVFEEEENPLMTQAKYICATRALHELYMYTVSL